The Sphaerospermopsis torques-reginae ITEP-024 genome has a window encoding:
- a CDS encoding ribonuclease J: MARNEANSALKIIPLGGLHEIGKNTCVFEYEDEIVLLDAGLAFPTEAMHGVNIVLPDTTYLRENRHKIKGMIVTHGHEDHIGGIAFHLKQFDIPVIYGPRLAMAMLEGKLEEAGVRDRTELRTVLPRDVVRIGKAFFVEYIRNTHSIADSFTVAIHTPLGVVIHTGDFKIDHTPVDGEKFDLQRLAEHGEKGVLCLLSDSTNSEVPGFTPSERAVYPNLDRVFSQARGRLFVTTFASSVHRINIVLQLAKKHNRVVTVVGRSMLNLIAHARNLGYIKCEDSLFQPLHTVRGLPDENVLILTTGSQGETMAAMTRIANKEHPHIKIREGDTVVFSANPIPGNTIAVVNTIDKLMIQGAHVVYGRDKGVHVSGHGCQEEQKLMLALTRPKFFVPVHGEHRMLVKHSETAQSMGIPKENMVIIQNGDVIELTEESIRIAGKVPSGIELVDTTSSGMVSAKVLQERQTMASEGLATIAAAIDWNGKLLARPEIHLRGVVTSIERSLLLKWVQQRIEEILRVRWSEFVTGTGQNDIDWGGLQGTLEKELARSLRRELQCQASVTLLLQVPEQPSEPAVKVSDGRRRRTRSTAVAS, from the coding sequence ATGGCTAGAAACGAAGCTAACTCAGCCCTGAAAATTATTCCATTGGGCGGTTTACATGAAATAGGAAAAAATACCTGTGTTTTTGAATACGAGGATGAAATCGTCCTCTTGGATGCAGGTTTGGCTTTTCCCACCGAGGCTATGCACGGAGTAAATATTGTTTTACCTGATACAACGTATTTACGGGAAAATCGCCATAAAATCAAAGGCATGATCGTTACTCACGGTCATGAAGACCATATTGGTGGTATTGCTTTTCACCTGAAACAATTTGACATCCCCGTAATTTATGGACCAAGATTAGCAATGGCCATGTTAGAGGGGAAATTGGAAGAAGCAGGAGTACGCGATCGCACAGAATTAAGAACTGTTCTTCCCCGTGATGTAGTCAGAATTGGCAAAGCCTTTTTTGTCGAATACATCCGCAACACCCACTCTATCGCTGATAGTTTTACTGTTGCTATTCATACTCCATTAGGTGTAGTTATCCATACTGGGGACTTTAAAATTGACCATACCCCTGTGGATGGCGAAAAGTTTGATTTACAGCGCCTAGCGGAACATGGTGAAAAAGGCGTACTTTGCTTGTTAAGTGATTCCACTAACTCAGAAGTACCAGGTTTTACACCTTCTGAACGTGCAGTTTATCCCAACCTTGATCGGGTATTCTCCCAAGCTAGAGGGCGTTTATTTGTTACTACCTTTGCTTCCAGTGTGCATCGGATCAATATCGTTTTGCAACTGGCTAAGAAACACAACCGAGTAGTGACAGTTGTGGGACGTTCAATGCTAAATTTGATTGCCCATGCCCGGAATTTAGGTTATATCAAATGTGAAGATAGCCTATTTCAACCTTTGCATACTGTCCGGGGTTTACCGGATGAGAACGTACTGATTTTAACAACAGGTTCTCAGGGTGAGACAATGGCGGCCATGACTCGCATTGCGAACAAAGAACACCCCCATATTAAAATTAGGGAAGGAGATACAGTTGTTTTCTCCGCTAACCCCATTCCTGGTAATACCATTGCGGTGGTAAACACCATTGATAAATTGATGATCCAAGGCGCTCATGTGGTCTATGGACGGGATAAGGGCGTTCACGTTTCTGGCCACGGTTGTCAAGAAGAACAAAAACTCATGCTGGCTTTAACTCGTCCCAAGTTCTTTGTACCTGTTCATGGTGAACATCGGATGTTGGTGAAGCACTCGGAAACTGCTCAAAGTATGGGCATTCCCAAAGAAAATATGGTGATTATTCAGAATGGGGATGTGATAGAACTCACAGAAGAATCTATCCGTATTGCGGGTAAAGTACCTTCGGGTATTGAACTGGTGGATACAACGAGTTCTGGAATGGTAAGTGCCAAAGTGTTGCAAGAACGGCAAACGATGGCTTCTGAAGGACTGGCGACTATTGCCGCTGCTATTGATTGGAATGGTAAACTGTTGGCTAGACCAGAAATTCACCTGCGGGGTGTGGTGACAAGTATTGAGCGATCGCTGTTATTGAAATGGGTACAGCAACGCATTGAGGAAATTTTGCGGGTTCGTTGGTCTGAGTTTGTGACGGGAACAGGACAAAATGATATAGACTGGGGCGGTTTACAAGGCACTTTAGAAAAGGAGTTAGCCCGTTCTCTGCGTCGTGAGTTACAATGTCAGGCTTCTGTAACTTTGTTGCTGCAAGTTCCTGAACAACCGTCTGAACCTGCTGTGAAGGTTTCTGATGGTAGAAGAAGACGGACTCGTTCTACTGCTGTGGCTTCTTAA
- the rpmF gene encoding 50S ribosomal protein L32: protein MAVPKKKTSKSKRDKRRATWRHKAAVEAQKALSLGKSILSGRSNFVYPTAEEEEEE, encoded by the coding sequence ATGGCTGTTCCTAAGAAGAAAACATCCAAATCTAAACGAGACAAGCGCCGCGCTACTTGGAGACATAAGGCTGCTGTTGAAGCTCAAAAAGCTCTTTCTTTGGGCAAATCTATTTTGTCTGGACGTTCTAATTTCGTCTATCCCACTGCTGAAGAAGAAGAAGAAGAGTAA
- a CDS encoding sulfite oxidase-like oxidoreductase, producing MKFFQKPSPEESAKVPPGQHLAKGFPVLTYGATPQVSIEEWEFRVWGLVKPTVFKWSDFLALPQYEFTADFHCVTHWTKLDVKWTGIKVTDFMSLLEVDPKAAHIMEHCYGGYTTNISIQDFVREENFFAIKLFDEPLPAEHGGPMRLVVPHLYAWKSAKWINGLEFLEQEELGFWEQNGYHRRGEPWAQERYSN from the coding sequence ATGAAATTTTTTCAGAAACCAAGTCCAGAAGAAAGTGCAAAAGTTCCTCCTGGCCAACATTTAGCTAAAGGTTTTCCGGTTTTAACTTATGGTGCAACTCCCCAAGTCAGTATTGAGGAATGGGAGTTTCGCGTTTGGGGTTTGGTAAAACCGACTGTGTTTAAATGGTCAGATTTTCTAGCATTACCCCAATATGAATTTACAGCCGATTTCCATTGTGTCACCCATTGGACAAAACTTGATGTTAAATGGACTGGGATTAAGGTGACAGATTTTATGAGTTTGCTGGAAGTAGATCCCAAAGCTGCTCATATTATGGAACATTGTTATGGTGGTTATACCACAAATATTAGTATTCAAGATTTTGTCAGAGAAGAAAATTTCTTTGCTATTAAATTATTTGATGAACCATTACCCGCAGAACATGGTGGACCGATGCGGCTAGTTGTTCCCCATCTTTATGCTTGGAAAAGTGCAAAGTGGATCAATGGTTTAGAGTTTTTAGAACAGGAAGAATTAGGTTTTTGGGAACAAAACGGTTATCACCGTCGCGGTGAACCTTGGGCGCAA
- a CDS encoding Mo-dependent nitrogenase C-terminal domain-containing protein, whose translation MKASEGTTKNIFFVSWISLHQTHTVHQTQVSQLQPLHSHSGWDFLRPLRNWLDNLKVGDRQFAHRVCRLIPPQCPFERDVKLFGKVLFHIPPMCKLNPLYEEVVGLRFRALCYLADECGEDISQYC comes from the coding sequence ATGAAGGCATCTGAAGGTACAACAAAAAATATTTTTTTCGTAAGTTGGATATCACTCCATCAAACACATACTGTTCACCAGACTCAAGTAAGTCAGTTACAACCTCTTCATAGTCATTCAGGTTGGGATTTCCTGCGTCCTTTGCGAAATTGGTTGGATAATTTAAAAGTAGGCGATCGCCAATTTGCTCATCGGGTGTGTAGATTAATTCCGCCTCAATGTCCTTTTGAACGTGATGTTAAATTATTTGGGAAAGTCTTATTTCACATTCCCCCAATGTGTAAACTAAATCCTTTATATGAGGAAGTTGTAGGTTTAAGATTTCGCGCCCTGTGCTATCTAGCTGATGAATGTGGCGAAGATATTTCACAATATTGTTAA
- a CDS encoding caspase family protein: MANYWAIAIGINQYELFQPLSCAQNDAEALKDFLVTEVGFLPQNCLLMTNTSPPIEERSSYPIQDNIVVLLEELAAKYWQPEDYLWFFFSGYGVNYNDKDYLMPADGNPEQVLETGIAVKQLMQSFHAAKLNVLLIFDINRAFGTQADAPVGQEIIDTAKELQISVMLSCQPEQFSHEISEIGHGLFTAALLEALFSGKGSSLTDLDTYLSYLTPELCQHHWRPIQNPVTFIPDSPPVMIPILTLDDDSQTEPLIFPEENFAVATSSVTQKESKNSTTEKAWLTENKTVETTLNKTSSQLDQSTNSEESVTNSTVDTNQILATSPELNTGSRFIPAAAKDYAKPAIQSETPIWKQFILWGGSSMTMVALITTFVLRNQASFRFHKLSASLNNTTNNQEFSQNLPPIPATVETIQSPTNSVVSNFDSQQRNQAILELEKMSLSPNKSGDLSQAIASAQKIPPGESLDQQAQKNIQVWSQMILDLAQEKANQREYIDAIATAELINKNTAFYPQAKTLIAKWQLEAKQYLSNQTLLDAAKALILPGQASTYNRAIEVAKKVPPGQPGFEIAQTSINQWSEQILELAKNRAAQGDFNTAIATATLVPKQTIAYEDAQDAIEKWRNQYTR, from the coding sequence ATGGCAAATTACTGGGCGATCGCTATTGGCATCAATCAATATGAGTTATTTCAACCTTTAAGTTGCGCTCAAAACGATGCGGAGGCACTAAAGGATTTTTTGGTGACAGAAGTAGGTTTTTTACCCCAAAATTGCCTACTGATGACAAATACTTCACCACCGATAGAGGAAAGATCCTCTTACCCAATCCAAGACAATATTGTAGTTTTATTGGAGGAATTAGCAGCAAAATATTGGCAACCAGAGGACTATCTATGGTTTTTCTTCAGTGGTTATGGTGTCAACTATAACGACAAAGATTATTTAATGCCCGCTGATGGAAATCCCGAACAAGTGTTAGAAACTGGCATAGCTGTGAAACAACTGATGCAAAGTTTCCATGCTGCCAAGTTGAATGTATTACTAATATTTGATATTAACCGCGCCTTTGGTACACAAGCTGATGCTCCCGTAGGTCAAGAAATTATTGACACCGCCAAAGAACTGCAAATTTCTGTCATGCTTTCTTGTCAACCAGAGCAATTTTCCCACGAAATTAGCGAAATAGGTCACGGCTTATTTACAGCAGCATTATTAGAAGCTTTATTTTCTGGTAAAGGTAGCAGTTTAACAGATTTAGACACCTATCTGAGTTATCTCACCCCAGAACTATGTCAACATCATTGGCGGCCTATTCAAAATCCTGTCACTTTCATCCCTGACAGTCCGCCAGTCATGATTCCCATCTTGACATTAGATGATGATTCCCAAACCGAGCCACTGATTTTTCCTGAAGAAAACTTTGCCGTTGCTACCTCCTCAGTGACACAGAAAGAGTCTAAAAATTCCACTACAGAAAAAGCTTGGTTGACGGAAAATAAAACCGTAGAAACTACCCTCAACAAAACTTCTTCACAGTTAGATCAGTCTACAAATTCAGAGGAATCTGTTACTAATTCAACTGTAGATACTAATCAAATCTTGGCAACTTCCCCAGAATTAAACACCGGATCTAGATTTATTCCCGCTGCTGCTAAAGACTACGCTAAACCTGCTATTCAGTCAGAAACCCCCATTTGGAAACAATTTATTTTGTGGGGGGGCAGTAGCATGACTATGGTCGCTTTAATTACAACTTTTGTTCTTCGCAATCAGGCGAGTTTTCGCTTCCATAAATTATCAGCATCCCTAAATAATACTACTAATAACCAGGAATTTTCCCAGAATTTACCTCCTATTCCTGCTACGGTGGAAACAATTCAATCACCCACAAATTCTGTAGTTTCCAATTTTGATTCCCAACAGCGAAATCAAGCAATTTTAGAACTAGAGAAAATGTCTCTGAGTCCAAATAAATCTGGTGATTTGAGTCAAGCGATCGCCTCTGCTCAAAAAATTCCACCCGGTGAATCGCTTGATCAACAAGCACAAAAAAATATTCAGGTTTGGAGTCAAATGATTTTAGATTTAGCCCAGGAAAAGGCTAACCAGAGAGAATATATTGATGCTATAGCTACTGCGGAATTAATTAATAAAAATACAGCCTTTTATCCCCAAGCAAAAACATTAATTGCAAAATGGCAATTAGAAGCCAAGCAGTATTTAAGTAATCAAACTTTGTTGGATGCTGCTAAGGCTTTAATTCTACCAGGACAAGCTTCTACTTATAACCGAGCGATTGAAGTAGCAAAAAAAGTACCACCAGGACAACCAGGGTTTGAAATTGCCCAAACATCTATTAATCAATGGAGTGAACAAATTTTAGAATTAGCTAAAAACCGCGCTGCACAAGGAGATTTTAACACTGCCATTGCAACTGCTACTTTAGTTCCTAAGCAAACCATCGCTTATGAAGACGCTCAGGATGCCATTGAAAAATGGCGCAATCAGTATACTAGGTGA
- a CDS encoding type II toxin-antitoxin system RelE family toxin — protein MKSLTTAEFWRLYAALPPEIKKQAKKAYRLWMNNQYHPSLHFKKVGNNLWSARITGGYRALALKKGDDFYWFWIGTHNEYDALIG, from the coding sequence ATGAAATCCTTGACAACTGCTGAATTTTGGCGTTTATATGCTGCACTACCGCCTGAAATTAAAAAACAGGCAAAAAAAGCCTATCGTTTGTGGATGAACAATCAATATCATCCATCCCTACATTTTAAGAAAGTTGGCAATAACTTATGGTCTGCTCGTATTACCGGTGGATATCGAGCATTAGCCTTGAAAAAGGGTGATGATTTCTACTGGTTTTGGATCGGAACACATAATGAATACGATGCGTTAATTGGCTAA
- a CDS encoding DnaB-like helicase C-terminal domain-containing protein: MFSHISIRIAIDVPVIALSQLNRSLESRINKRPMLSDLKESGSIEEDADLVMMLYRDEYYSPDTPGRGLAEVILAKHRHGPTGTVQLLFDTQFTKFKNLARPKNH, encoded by the coding sequence GTGTTTTCTCACATTTCAATTAGGATTGCTATAGATGTTCCTGTAATTGCATTATCTCAACTTAATCGTAGTCTAGAATCTAGAATTAATAAACGACCTATGTTGTCAGATTTGAAGGAATCAGGTTCTATAGAGGAAGATGCTGATTTAGTGATGATGCTTTACCGCGATGAATATTATAGCCCTGATACTCCCGGTAGAGGTCTTGCTGAGGTTATTTTAGCTAAACATCGTCATGGACCAACAGGAACAGTACAACTGTTGTTTGATACACAGTTCACAAAATTTAAGAACCTTGCCCGACCGAAGAACCACTAA